From Quercus lobata isolate SW786 chromosome 11, ValleyOak3.0 Primary Assembly, whole genome shotgun sequence:
acagatcacacccaaagggtgaaaaaactgtccacaaagtggacggatcaccaaaacggtgtactaatttacaagtccacaaaatggacggatcatccGAAGGGTGAAATaactgtccacaaagtggacagatcaccaagatggtaaaaaaaaaaactgtccacaaagtggacggatcaccaaaacagTGTACtaatttacaagtccacaaaatggacggatcaccaGAAGGGTGAAATAattgtccacaaagtggacggatcaccaagaTGGTGAAAAaactgtccacaaagtggacgaatcaCCAAAACGGTGTACTAATTTTCAAGTCCACAAAACGGATGGATCACCAAGATGGTGAAAAAACTgtccacaaaatggacggatcacctaaatGGTGAAATAATtgcccacaaagtggacggatcacaaTTATGGTGAAATAACGTAGTCCACAATATGGACGGATCACCGAGATGGTGAAATAACTTAGGccacaaaatggacggatcacccaaagggtgaaataatcgcccacaaagtggacggatcaccaagaTGGTAAAATTActtagtccacaaagtggacgaatcaTCAAAATGCTGAAATAATTtagtccacaaaatggacggatcaccaaaatgGTGAAACAACTTAGTCCACAAAGAGGACGGATCACCCAAGGGTGCAGACTTTTTACAGTCCAACAAGTGGACGGATCAATCAATTCTGAAATTTAATTAAactccataaagtggacggattgtgcattggctaaaaatactctCGTTAGACAAATAACGGATAGACGAGTATTTTCTCAATCTCCCCTTCATAAAGAGGACGGATATTTAAGAAAGTTTCAAACAAAAAGTATTagaaagcataaaaataaaacaaagcattAATAACGGATAAAACCCCCAGGGGGCAACTGTTTAATACAAAAATGAAGGATGGAttgttctcaaaataaaatacaaaagaagATGTGTAATATCAATCTACTTTTTTGGGTCGGCATCTTGGACATCCTTCGATGGAACTGATTCTCCGTCACCCTGAACCGCATCATCACCAAAGAGGTCGTCTGTATTCTCTGAAGCGACGGGCAAAGCAGACGTCTGATCTTGATCATTGACATTTATCATTGATACGTCCAGTTCAGGGTAGGCTTTCTTAAGTTGACGGAGTGCATCAtcgaagccttgaaggaacAATCCCCCCAGCTCTCTTAACAAAGCGTCGGAGTCTCGGTATTCACGGACCGCAACCTCCTTAGCTTGACAGAGCTTTTCCTTCAAGTCCTGGACTTCCTTGTCTTTGGTTTCcaaggccttcccagcttcCTCCGTCCTCTGTTCAAGCTCTTTTCTCACCTGCTCTGACAAGTCAAACTTCTTCTCCATTGTAGACTTCCACTTATGAAGTTGACCGAGTTCATCCTCCGTCTGCTCTGCCTTTGCTCATACACGTTCCAGAGCTACCTCACGGTTTAGACATCGGTCCATTAGGCCCTTTatcataaccaaggactgaaataaacaaGTAAAAAGGTCTTAAACAGAAAGCTAAGAAAAATAGACGGACTCAAATCGACGGATAAAGTTACCTGTGCAACGGCAAAGAGACCCGTCTCCCCCATTACCTCTGTCGAATGATTGCCCAGGTCCTCATAGTCCTCTGAGGAAATAATTAACGAAAGTCTCTCCAAGGCAAATTTGGAGTCATCATGGATAAGAGGAGGAGGCTTCTCCTGGCTAGTGGACGGGGCCTTCATTAAGCCCTTGCCAGACCCTTGTTTTGCTGCGGTGACGGTCTTCGCACCCTCGGCCATCAACCCTACGACGGGTTCCAAAGGGACCTTCTGCTGCTTATGTGGACGGTCAGACCTAGACGGCTGTTTCCTCTTTGCCGACGACACCGTCCCCTTAGGAACCACAACCTCGACCGACTCCTTTTGCTTGGCGGCCTGTGATTTTATCAATGCCCTCCTCTTTGCGTCGTCCATCTCTGTAATACAGGACGGATGAAGTTATCTACACAAATTAAATCTATTTACGCAAAGTAAAAGATGACGGACTTACGTCTATGAACTCTTTCGTCGTATCTAATGGCTTCACGGGTAGGTTcgggaccgtcacaataccgATGGATTGTTCTCGGATTTACCAACTTCGCCCAAGTCCGTTCTTCCGGCTTCgtcttttgaaaaattctttctAGGAAGCCAAACTCTTCAACGCTGACTTGGGGGCACCGTCTACCTGTAGAGGAAATAGACGGTTAAAGAAAACGACTATAGCTgacaaatgtaaaatattaagCAAAATGTGACGAATGCATACGAGATGAATGTAAAACCCCCCAAGTTGTGTCGACGTGCATAAACTCCGTCTCTCTTGGACGGCTCATCCATCCATCACCCTCTAGGAAGAAATAACGACTCTttcagtctctatttgagtcagGTGTTTCAAAAATGACCTTCAGCAACGGGCTCCTATTGGCAAAACTATAAATTCCCCTTGACCTGTCAATCTCGTCTGGACGGAAGCAATGAAGGAATTCACGCACCGTTAGCCTCCGTGCATCGTCTGTCATTGCACCATAGAGTATCTCCATGGCTATGAAGACCCTTCAGGCATTTGGGGATATCTGGTTGACGGACAGACCCAGATATTTTAAAAGCTCTCTATGCAATGTACTTAGCGGAAACCTAAGTCCCGCCTTCAGCATCTGTTCATACACTCCGACACCTTCTACCCCGTCGTAATAGCATTTCTCTGATACGTAGGGTAGACGGATTGGAATATAGTCAGGAATTTGAAAGTTGACCCTAAATGTGCTGAAGTGTTTCTCCTTAATGACGGAATTGAATTTATGCACCGTCCACTCtggtagcatgatgaactccctaagtccatcaACATAGACGACGGGTCCTGCCTGTAGATCCTCGCCGTCATCAGACGATTCTTCTACTTCAACCATCTCCATATCATCATTTATTGAGGACGAGGAAGAGGTGGACGGACTCCTCTCTTCGCCAggactctcttggtctttatgaccggacgggtatacttcctcgtattccgtcccgtcacgaaccatTGACTgattacttgacgcactagacatttcctacaatgacaaaaaaacctaagactgacggatCTAAGAGTATTGACGGTTGTATAGATCTAGCTAAATATAATTGCCAAATACAAGACTTGTACATGAGAATAGCGATACTCACCGTTCTTTGAAGTAACTGAAGGTCGACGGGTGTATGATCGATGGGTTTGTGTGGGCGACGGATTGTTCTGACAATGGTGACGGTTGCGCTCTGACAATATGTTTTGGCtgtaaaatgaagaaatgaagATTGAGAagtgttatatatatacctggagtgcacggaagacgaagcgacgcttcgatccaaTAGAAAATCCAACCAAAAAGCGACATGTCACATGCTCATAAATGCTTGACAACCTGCCATCAAATAGTCGCAATCCGTCTTCTCTTGGAGAACCGTCAACTTCAGTAATCTTATGCCACTGTCCTAAATTTTCTTTGACCATCGAATCCAAATAATATAAAACCGTCACCCTAAGGGTCCGTCCATATAAGAAGTGACGGACCCGTAGGGTGAAGGGGGCAGCTGAAGGGGCAAAATTTAGCGCAATGGACTTTTACCacattgggcctgacggatccgAGCCCATGGGCCGGCAACAGTAGAGCCCAGTGGCCTAAAGCAGTTCCATATTTTTGGCGCACACGTAGGGTCTCCAAGGAAATCAGAAACCTAGCGCAAAGAGCATTTCGGAAGATACGCGCGTTAATCccctctacaaggaaatgtcttgtccatcacgtttaGAATTACTCAAgcggattcctataaggaaaagacttccatATCAAGGAGGAGAGGTTaacctactactataaaagtcTCAATACCTTCACAAATCAatgtacgcataatttaccttctctagcactctagagttgagaacaattctaacttgaccgtcggagggtatttggccgacaccacaccggtgctctcggCGAGATCACTTAtttcttcttgcaggttgtTAGCTTGAGCGAACGTGAatcgtgtagctcactggtgattttacggcatcatcagCTACAAACAACTTTGATCGGTGTCACATCATACAAAAGTGTCCACTTTTTCTAGAACGTGGGTTTAGAATTGATGAGGTTGAACTTTATGGAGAAGATGATAATTATGCCTTTTATGTTATGTATAGAGGTTGTCTAGATGACCGCCCAATTATTGTTAAGAAGTTTATAGGGTTAGTCGGAGAAGATGAACTAAGGTCTCTTGCTATTCGTGATATGGTCATTACAACCCAAATGAGCAAGCACAAGAATGTTTTGAAACTGTTAGGCTATTGTTTAGAGTTCCCGATACCAGTTCTGGTTcttgaaaaagcaaaaaatggaGCTCTAAATGATCAAGGAGGTTTTGGGGCTAACGAATATTTACCATGGAAGATTAGGGTACAGGTTGCAAAGGAGCTTGCCAATGGACATACATATCTCCACACTGCACTTTCTAGGCCTATCATCCACAGGGATATAAGACCCAACAGTGTTTTCTTGGACCATGACTTTGTTCCTAAATTTAGCAACTTCTCACTTAccatcacaaatcacaatccCTCCTGACCAATCTCATTCTATAGATACAGTGAAGGGGGATTTGTGGTATCTTGATCCTACATATAGATATTCACGCTCTGTTACGCaaaaaagtgatgtttataGCGTCGGTGTGTTTCTACTTAGTTCTCTTAGCTGCTGGGGAGAGGCCTATGAATGACAcaattgaaaaatatgaaagaCATCCTGTTCTAAATGATAAATTAACTGAAATTGTGGATCCTAAACTTTCTAGCGAGGGAGGAGAAGATGGAAAAGCACAACAAATTGGATCTTTTCTAAAACTAGCATCGGCATGCAGCCAAAGAAAAGTGAAGCAAGGCCGGATATGATCGATGTAGCAAAAGAACTCATGCGGACTGAGAAATCCTTGTGATTTTTCCTTGTTATCATCAGAAAATAGTCATGATTCAACATTGGCACCAATTTCATAgtgtaaaattatattattttggtttaaaTATGTTTTTAGTTGTCAACTTTTTGTTTTGACTTAAATATGTTTTTGGTCCTCAACTTTTAAGAATAGTTTCATTTTGGCCCTCACAAAATTGTTAATttcatttggaaaaattaaacGAATACTTTAACGATAttggtttaggaaatatttttaggaaCATTTTatagggaaataaaaaaaaaaaaaaactttttttttgtggctTTTTATGTTTCCTATAAAAGtggtattgaatttttttttttaaattgtccATTAACAAAAACTAGacccatttcattttttttttttttttaattgaatagacccatttcattttagtcctcatTAACTCGTATTTCATGACATAACCACATAACCAACTGAATGCTTATATATGCCAGTTAATTAcaactgaaattgaaaaatcatgTCGACagcttaaatgaaaaaaaaaaaaaaaaaaaaaaaaaaaccatattaaaAAGCCACATATTCCTTCctcaattattattaaaaaaataataataaaatccacttcccttttatttttcttataccCAAATGACTAGTAAGTTGTGATTGGAACTCTTCGCAATTTCTTTATAAATCcaaaattcacttaaaaaatactAGATGTGAGACTCAGCATACATCTACACAACGCATATTcgcacaaatttttttttttttttgaaagtgaaGTCATTGCCATTAAATTATAATGTGTCAAAATACAATGCTTCCAACGCTGGTGGGGGAGATTCTTCCAACCACACTATTTCATCCTCAACTCCTTTAGCATATCTAGCCAAAGAGTGAGCCACTGAGTTGGCTGATTTACTTACACAACTAACTGACACAGCATGCAGACCCGACCAGAGGCAGAGGACGTCTCCATATAGATGATCCAATCGTGACATATTACATCTTGTTCTTGAGGCTTCGAGCGTCTCAGTAACTGTTACGCTATCCCCTTCCAATATCAACTCCGTAAAGCCCGAATCAACTGCAAACTCTAGCGCTTTCCGGCATGCTAGTACTTCCGCCTCCTCACTGTCAAATACCGGTGGGCCCTTCGCAGCTAAGGCAGCCATCACTTCCCCCAGCTCATTGCGAATTACCACTCCGAAACCAGAGGCGTTAATGTCCTTGAAGATTGCCGCATCGAAGTTGAGCTTGAAACAGTTTCCCGGTGGGGCAGTCCATGTTGCGCTTCTCATAACAGTGGATTGCACCGCCAGAAGTTGTTGTGCATCCTTGAACTCTTCTAGAAGTTCCCCTGCTCTGCTCGCCAGCCGAGTCGGATCCTGTATACTTCCACCATGTGTAACAGAGTTCCTTTGGTTCCAGAGCACCCAAGCTTGGACAAGAAATAATTCGAACTCTTCCTGCTTAAGTTTGTCCAGTAACTCCGTTGCCAGTTGTAAGACATCCGACTGTCCTCCACTACCTTTCTGCAACTTCCTAATGCTCTCCGCCCAAACCCCCTGAGCAACACCGCACTCCCATAGTGCATGGAGTGCTGTTTCCTTTTTCCTTGTACACAGCCCACAGGTGTCATCACCAATAACATGTTTTTGGACCAAATTCTCACGAGTAGGCAGGATGTTATGAAACGCGCGCCATCCAAAAACCTTTATCTTATTTGGAATGTGCAGCTTCCATAGTTTGGTCCATACCGAAGATTGCACTCCTGACTGAGAGCTCATACCCCGCTTGTCTTCATCCTTCTTGAGTTGTCTAGCAACTTGGTACCCTGTTTTAACAGAATACTCTCCCTTATTTGTGTGTAACCAGAAAATTCTGTCAGGGATATTACGACGGCTCAAAGGTATTCGCTTGATGGCTTCAGCATCATCTTTATTAAATATCCGGTCTATAAGGTGGCAGTCCCATGTTTTGTCCGACCAATCAATCAACTCACACACCCTCCATTCCCACTCCTCTTCCGTCGGTGGGTGAAGCACCCTGTTGCCCCATCTCCCACTCTCCAGCAGCATCCATTCTTCAAGATAGGCTGGGCGGCTATTAAGCTCCTCCATACATAGGAGCTGTTGGGTTTGTCCATAGCCTCCAAGAAACTAcaccttggaaaatattttgctttGAAACACCTATAGAGCAGTGATTCCTTTTCTTGTAATAGCCTCCATCCTTGCTTAGCGAGCATTGCCAAGTTGAATCTTTGGATATCCCTAAACCCCATGCCGCCATCTCTCTTTGGTTGAGAAAGGAATTCCCAACTCTTCCAAAAGATTTTCCTTTCATTACCcgtttgaccccaccaaaatcttGCACACATGGAGTTGAGCTCGTTACACAGTTTAACAAGCAACTGAAAAACACCCATAGTATAGGTTGGGATAGATTGTGCTACCGCTTTGATTAGCACCTCCTTTCCAGCTTTAGATAACATATTGCCTTTCCACCCCtgtaattttttccaaactctATCTTTTAAGAAAGCAAAAGTTTGATATTTTGAGCGTCCTATCAGTGTAGGTAAGCCCAAGTATGTCTCAAACCTGTGAACTTCCTTAACATCCAGCCTACTCTTAATCCAATCCTTCTGTGCACTATCAACGTTGCTGCTAAAAAAGATAGAGGATTTTTCAAGGTTAATAAGCTGACCCGAAGCCTTGGCATATAGCTGCAAGATGTCCACTACTTCTTTCACCTCATCCTGTGTGGCTCTACAAAATAACAAGGAATCATCCGCAAATAATAGATGGGAAACCTTAGGCGCACTCCTACAAATTGCCACCCCATGCAACCGGTTTTCTGACTCCGCCCTTGCTAGTAATGAAGAGAAGCCTTCTGCACATAACAAGAAAAGATAGGGGGACAGAGGGTCTCCTTGCCGAAGCCCCCTCGATGGCTTGATACTCCCATAGGATTTACCATTAATACAAACTGAAAAAGTAGGTGTAgagacacaactcatcactctTTCAATCCATATTTCAGGAAATCCCATTTTTTCCATAATCCCTTTAAGGAAACTCCACTCTACTCGGTCATAGGCTTTACTGATGTCCAGCTTCAGTGCAATAGAGCCTGTTTTACCCTTCTTATGGCAATGCATGGCATGTAGGGATTCATAAGCTACCAGAACATTATCTGTAATAAGGCGGCCAGGTACAAATGCACTTTGGGAGGGAGAAATCACCTGTGGTAGAATCTTTTTCAACCTGTTTGCCAACAcctttgaaataattttatacatcACATTACAAAGGCTAATAGGTCTAAAGTCAGACATTTTTTCaggtgattttattttagggataagcacaatatgtgtaaaattAATATCAGGTTCCATATTACCAGTGTTTAAAAAATCTAGCACTGCCGTAATCACATCTGCACCtacaatatgccaaaatttttggtagAAAAGAGCGTTCATACCATCAGGTCCAGGCgcctttgttggtcccattTGGAACACCGCTGCTTTTATTTCCTCCGCACTGTATTCACTggacaaaatttcttgcatattTGGGTCCACCTTATGTTGCACTGCAGCTAGACATTCCTCCACACTAACATTGTCACCTGCTGTAAACATGCTTTCAAAGTAATTGATAGCCACATCTGCCACCTCTCCCGCCTCCTCCACCCAAGTATTGTCTTCATTCAAAATTCCTTTAATGAAATTCCTCCGCTTCCGTTGTGAGGCTTTGGAGtggaaaaatttagtatttttatccCCATGTTTAAGCCAAGAGACCCTTGAACGTTGTGCCCAAAAAATCTCCTGCTTACGTAGAAGATCATCCAGCTCTTTACTGACAGCCAaaaactcatttttattttcttctgtGCATTCCGCTGTACCCAAAGATTCAGCCCTCCTTTGAAGTACCTTAATTCTATCAATATCCGGATATGTTTTTGATGACCCCCATGCATGCAACTCCACCCCACAGCCAGCAATCTTCTCTTTTACTCTTGGCAAACCTGAGCTTACTCCTTCCCATTTATTCCATGCTTCTTGGACAGCCGCTTCGCAATCTTCCCAAAGTAACCATGCTTCCTCAAACTTAAAGCCCCTTGTGCTCCTGGTGTTATACTTCATAATGGATTTGGTTTGTAGCAAAATCGGTAAATGGTCTGAAGCGTGGGAATGAAGGTGGTGAACTGTACTCTCCGggaatttttctttccattccGCATTTGCAATGGCTCGGTCCAGGCGTAGTCTAGTATTGGCAAGCCCGGGCCTCTTGTTGTTCCATGTGAAGGGGTAGCCAAGAAAACCCAAGTCGACTAAAGAACATTTTTCCAGCGCCTCGCGAAACCCATCCATTTGACTGTATGAGGGAGGCCGTTTACTAAGCTTTTCGGTGGAACTTAGTATAGCGTTAAAGTCGCCTATACATAACCAAGGTCCGTCCACAAACGATACCAAGTGAGATAGTAGCGCCCATGACTTCTCTTTCTGA
This genomic window contains:
- the LOC115966692 gene encoding uncharacterized protein LOC115966692; amino-acid sequence: MSSQSGVQSSVWTKLWKLHIPNKIKVFGWRAFHNILPTRENLVQKHVIGDDTCGLCTRKKETALHALWECGVAQGVWAESIRKLQKGSGGQSDVLQLATELLDKLKQEEFELFLVQAWVLWNQRNSVTHGGSIQDPTRLASRAGELLEEFKDAQQLLAVQSTVMRSATWTAPPGNCFKLNFDAAIFKDINASGFGVVIRNELGEVMAALAAKGPPVFDSEEAEVLACRKALEFAVDSGFTELILEGDSVTVTETLEASRTRCNMSRLDHLYGDVLCLWSGLHAVSVSCVSKSANSVAHSLARYAKGVEDEIVWLEESPPPALEALYFDTL